From a region of the Methanothrix sp. genome:
- a CDS encoding pyridoxamine 5'-phosphate oxidase family protein has product MARMPEDVKQTLEKQKPVPIATASKNGVPNVVFIGLLKILDDERLLIADNFFNKTAANLQENPKMSIVCYNSETKKSFQIKGSVEVHRSGPIYEDMIKWVHGVNPKLPAKAAVLFKVEEIYNAMWGPGAGERIV; this is encoded by the coding sequence ATGGCGAGAATGCCGGAGGATGTAAAGCAGACCCTGGAGAAGCAGAAACCTGTGCCGATAGCGACTGCCAGCAAAAATGGGGTTCCAAACGTTGTTTTCATAGGTCTCCTCAAGATACTCGATGACGAGAGGCTCCTGATCGCTGACAACTTCTTCAACAAGACCGCGGCAAACCTTCAGGAAAACCCGAAGATGTCCATTGTCTGCTACAACTCCGAGACCAAGAAGTCGTTCCAGATAAAGGGATCTGTCGAGGTTCACAGGTCGGGGCCGATCTACGAGGATATGATCAAGTGGGTTCATGGAGTGAATCCGAAGCTGCCGGCGAAGGCTGCGGTCCTCTTCAAGGTGGAGGAGATATACAACGCGATGTGGGGACCGGGTGCGGGAGAGCGAATAGTCTGA
- a CDS encoding DNA mismatch repair protein MutS has product MRLQDIPGVGPRLRERLLSHFGSEERAFRAIADEDMEDLRSAIGERQAMATVRAARGLRYGASPESFLATGEAERIYRAVLNRMAEHANTAYARMRIFTLFPSGSPELINETRSLSLRAVDLRRRLGDVRELMRRIKPLRRREAQRIKGRAIVARSPEELERVRSMGFDRLLDIHLAESPGELRDTASGYDHVIVLGDPGASLPGVEIAERLEVWYIAPEAVLSFYTDNRDVLEAAMDLGALLEERGIERFEGLAELRDALRRLFDGADSPDISRIDDILRRLPEAIDSALARANVELRQRIEASSVTLGGQDLLRALGRGDVIRDVFEMQMQGIFKSVISDARARVASNLNMRGGEAIWLEEIISQEIKYPIEINHRALRQLELELRRRRESDALRIKREMARSLTSMDVIAANLIKRLMQLDFLYAIGSFAVSYELTMPELIDAPGIGFRDGRHLFIQNPEPVSYSLGSCGISEHSERSAILSGVNSGGKTSLLELIAQIAILAHMGLPVPARECRVSIFEELYFFAKSSGTLSAGAFESTMRKLSAIATERRKLVLADEMEAITEPGASARIIASILDMIHENGSVALFVSHLADEIRRFSKTAVRVDGIEAEGLDDNNNLILTRSPRYNHLARSTPELILDRLVRTTEGEERIFYESLLMRFRNTQP; this is encoded by the coding sequence GTGAGACTGCAGGATATTCCCGGCGTCGGGCCCCGCCTGAGGGAGCGTCTCCTCTCGCATTTCGGGAGCGAGGAGAGGGCCTTCAGGGCGATCGCAGATGAGGATATGGAGGACCTGAGATCAGCGATCGGCGAGCGCCAGGCCATGGCCACGGTCAGAGCTGCCAGAGGCCTGCGATACGGTGCCTCTCCAGAATCATTCCTGGCCACCGGTGAGGCTGAGAGAATATACAGAGCTGTCCTGAACAGAATGGCAGAGCATGCGAACACTGCATATGCCAGAATGCGGATATTCACTCTTTTCCCATCCGGATCTCCAGAGCTCATAAATGAGACGCGCTCGCTCTCGCTGCGCGCCGTGGATCTACGCAGGAGGCTCGGCGACGTACGGGAACTCATGCGCAGGATAAAGCCGCTCAGGAGGAGAGAGGCTCAGAGGATAAAAGGAAGGGCGATTGTCGCGAGATCCCCGGAGGAGCTCGAAAGGGTGAGATCGATGGGCTTTGACAGGCTCCTTGACATTCATCTGGCTGAGAGCCCTGGAGAGCTGCGAGACACAGCCAGCGGCTACGATCATGTGATCGTTCTTGGCGACCCAGGAGCATCCCTTCCCGGAGTGGAGATCGCGGAGCGGCTCGAAGTCTGGTACATTGCCCCCGAGGCTGTCCTCAGCTTCTACACAGACAACCGGGATGTTCTGGAGGCTGCCATGGATCTCGGAGCACTGCTTGAGGAGAGGGGCATCGAGCGGTTTGAGGGTCTGGCTGAGCTCAGGGATGCGCTCCGAAGGCTGTTCGATGGCGCAGATTCACCAGACATATCACGCATTGATGATATTCTCAGAAGATTACCCGAAGCGATCGATTCTGCGCTCGCCCGGGCGAACGTCGAGCTCCGCCAGCGCATAGAGGCGAGCTCTGTGACCCTCGGCGGCCAGGATCTCCTCAGGGCGCTGGGGCGCGGGGATGTGATCAGGGATGTGTTCGAGATGCAGATGCAGGGCATCTTCAAATCTGTGATATCTGATGCAAGGGCGAGGGTCGCCTCGAATCTGAACATGAGAGGTGGTGAGGCCATATGGCTGGAGGAGATCATATCCCAGGAGATAAAATACCCCATCGAGATCAACCACAGAGCGCTGCGCCAGCTTGAGCTCGAGCTGAGGAGAAGGCGAGAATCAGATGCTCTGCGCATCAAGAGAGAGATGGCCAGATCTCTGACGAGCATGGATGTGATCGCAGCGAACCTCATAAAAAGATTGATGCAGCTTGATTTCCTCTACGCCATCGGAAGCTTCGCTGTATCATACGAGCTCACGATGCCTGAGCTCATCGACGCTCCTGGAATAGGATTCCGCGATGGAAGGCATCTCTTCATCCAGAATCCTGAACCTGTGAGCTACAGCCTGGGGTCGTGCGGGATCTCCGAGCACAGCGAGAGGTCCGCGATACTGAGCGGGGTGAACTCCGGAGGCAAGACATCGCTCCTGGAGCTCATCGCACAGATAGCGATACTGGCACACATGGGCCTGCCCGTCCCAGCGAGAGAGTGCAGGGTATCGATCTTCGAGGAGCTGTACTTCTTTGCAAAGAGCAGCGGCACTCTCAGCGCAGGAGCGTTCGAGAGCACGATGAGAAAGCTCTCAGCAATCGCCACGGAGAGGCGAAAGCTGGTTCTAGCGGACGAGATGGAGGCGATAACAGAGCCCGGGGCGTCTGCCAGGATAATCGCATCGATACTCGATATGATTCACGAGAACGGCTCTGTGGCCCTTTTCGTGAGCCATCTCGCAGATGAGATACGCAGATTCTCAAAGACAGCTGTCAGGGTGGACGGGATAGAGGCAGAGGGTCTGGATGATAACAACAATCTCATACTCACCAGGAGTCCCAGGTACAACCATCTTGCCAGATCCACGCCGGAGCTGATACTCGACCGGCTTGTCCGGACAACAGAGGGTGAGGAGAGAATATTCTACGAGAGCCTGCTCATGAGGTTCCGTAACACCCAGCCATGA
- a CDS encoding tyrosine--tRNA ligase — protein MDRLELVIRNTEEVVTLEELQEMLDAREHPRAYVGYETSGNIHLGHMLTANKLLDMQRAGFDVVVLLADLHAYLNEKGSLEEVRRIADYNKECFIALGLDPERTEFVYGTEYQLRPEYVIKVLQMARNTTLNRARRSMDEVSRSAENPMVSQMIYPLMQAVDIADLKIDVAVGGMDQRKIHMLAREELPKLGFPAPVCIHTPLIPGLDGKKMSSSKGNNIAVDEPAEEIEKKIMAAYCPAKITENNPITEIFKYHIFPRVDSVTVRRPAKFGGDVTFDSYRALEESFVSGSLHPMDLKKACAEQMIEILAPVRERVRSLRAQTSM, from the coding sequence TTGGATCGGCTGGAGCTGGTGATAAGGAACACTGAAGAGGTTGTGACGCTGGAGGAGCTTCAGGAGATGCTTGATGCCAGGGAGCATCCGAGGGCGTATGTCGGCTACGAGACGAGTGGGAATATACATCTCGGCCACATGCTCACCGCGAACAAGCTTCTTGATATGCAGAGGGCGGGATTCGATGTGGTCGTCCTCCTGGCAGATCTTCACGCCTACCTCAACGAGAAGGGATCTCTGGAGGAAGTTAGGAGGATCGCCGATTACAACAAGGAATGCTTCATCGCTCTGGGACTCGACCCGGAAAGAACGGAGTTCGTCTACGGAACCGAGTATCAGCTGAGGCCTGAGTATGTGATAAAGGTCCTGCAGATGGCGAGGAACACAACTCTGAACAGGGCGAGGAGGAGCATGGACGAGGTATCGAGAAGCGCCGAGAATCCCATGGTCTCTCAGATGATATATCCGCTGATGCAGGCTGTGGATATAGCCGATCTGAAGATAGATGTCGCGGTGGGCGGCATGGACCAGAGAAAGATACACATGCTCGCAAGGGAGGAGCTGCCGAAGCTGGGATTCCCTGCGCCTGTGTGCATCCACACACCCCTCATCCCGGGGCTGGACGGAAAGAAGATGTCGTCCTCTAAGGGAAACAACATAGCGGTCGACGAGCCGGCAGAGGAGATAGAGAAAAAGATCATGGCAGCATACTGCCCCGCAAAGATAACAGAGAACAACCCAATCACAGAGATATTCAAGTACCACATATTTCCGAGGGTCGATTCGGTCACTGTGAGGCGACCCGCGAAGTTCGGCGGCGATGTCACATTTGATAGCTACAGGGCGCTCGAGGAATCGTTCGTGAGCGGCTCGCTCCATCCCATGGATCTGAAGAAGGCCTGCGCTGAGCAGATGATAGAGATACTCGCCCCGGTCAGGGAGCGGGTCAGATCCCTCCGGGCTCAGACCTCCATGTAG
- the ndhC gene encoding NADH-quinone oxidoreductase subunit A produces the protein MTGEPLAVDYYIPIILFLVMGAIVPIVALAAVKIISPLRPNRRKASVYEGGLKPVRDPKIRFNVQYYLFAIVFVIFDVEVLFLYPWIYVYASEFMKRFMIFGFINMAVIEMVLFIAVLVVGLLYAIKKEALRWV, from the coding sequence ATGACCGGCGAACCGTTGGCAGTGGACTATTATATCCCGATTATTCTGTTTCTGGTGATGGGTGCCATCGTGCCTATTGTTGCTCTAGCTGCCGTTAAGATCATTTCTCCTCTGAGACCCAACCGGCGTAAGGCGTCAGTGTACGAGGGCGGACTCAAACCGGTCCGCGACCCGAAGATCCGGTTTAATGTTCAGTATTATTTGTTTGCTATCGTCTTCGTGATCTTCGATGTCGAGGTTCTTTTCTTGTATCCATGGATTTACGTCTACGCTTCTGAGTTCATGAAGAGGTTCATGATCTTCGGCTTCATCAACATGGCAGTGATCGAGATGGTGCTTTTCATCGCGGTACTGGTCGTCGGACTGCTGTATGCGATAAAG